gattagtttggggattgatacagcgctatggggagagagtggggcagtgggattagtttggggattgatactagGCTTTGGGGacggagcggggcagtgggattagtttggggactgatacagggctatggggagagagcggggcagtgggattagtttgggattgatacagggctatggggagagagtggggcagtgggattagtttggggattgatactagGCTTTGGGGacggagcggggcagtgggattagtttggggactgatacagggctatggggagagagcggggcagtgggattagtttggggattgatacagggctatggggagagagcgggggaatgggattagtttggggattgatatagggctacggggagagagcggggcagtgggattagttttggattgatacagggctatggggagagagtggggcagtgggattagtttggggattgatacagggctatggggatagattggggctgtggggttagtttggggattgacacagggctatggggagagagtgggtcagtgggattagtttggtgattgatacagggctatggggagagagtgggtcagtgggattagtttggggattgattcagggctatggggagagagtggggcagtgggattagtttgggattgatacagggctatgggggagagcggggcaatgggattagtttgggaattgatacagggctatggggagagagtggggcagtgggattagtttgggaattgatacagggctatggggagagagcggggcagtgggattagtttggggattgatacagggctatggggagagagcggggcagtgggattagtttggggattgatacagggctatggggagagagcggggcagtgtgattagtttgaggattgatgcagggctatggggggagagtggggcagtgggattagtttgggattgatacagggctatggggagagagtggggcagtgggattagtttggggattgatacagggctatggggagagcggggcagtggtattagtttggggcttgatacagggctatggggagagagtggggcagtgggattagtttggggattgatacaggggtatggggagagagtggggcagtgggattagtttggggattgacacagggctatggggagagagtggggcagtgggattagtttgggattgatacagggctatggggagagagtggggcagtgggattagtttgggattgatacagggctatggggagagagcggggcagtgggattagtttgggattgatacagggctatggggagagagtgggacagtgggattagtttggggattgatacagggctatggggagagagcggggcaatgggattagtttggggattgatacagggctatggggagagagcggggcagtgggattagtttggggattgatgcagggctatggggagagagtgggtcagtgggattagtttggggattgattcagggctatggggagagagtggggcagtgggattagtttgggattgatacagggctatggggagagcggggcaatgggattagtttgggaattgatacagggctatggggagagagtggggcagtgggattagtttgggaattgatacagggctatggggagagagcggggcagtgggattagtttggggattgatacagggctatggggagagagcggggcagtgggattagtttggggattgatacagggctatggggagagagcggggcagtgtgattagtttgaggattgatgcagggctatggggggagagtggggcagtgggattagtttgggattgatacagggctatggggagagagtggggcagtgggattagtttggggattgatacagggctatggggagagcggggcagtggtattagtttgggcttgatacagggctatggggagagagtggggcagtgggattagtttggggattgatacagggtatggggagagagtggggcagtgggattagtttggggattgacacagggctatggggagagagtggggcagtgggattagtttgggattgatacagggctatggggagagagtggggcagtgggattagtttgggattgatacagggctatggggagagagcggggcagtgggattagtttgggattgatacagggctatggggagagagtgggacagtgggattagtttggggattgatacagggctatggggagagagcggggcaatgggattagtttggggattgatacagggctatggggagagagcggggcagtgggattagtttggggattgatgcagggctatggggagagagtggggcagtgggattagtttggggattgatacagggctatggggagggagtggggcagtgggattagtttgggattgatacagggctatggggagagagtggggcagtgggattagtttggggattgatacagggctatggggagagtggggcagtgggattagtttggggattgacacagggctatggggagagagtgggtcagtgggattagtttggtgattgatacagggctatggggagagagtgggtcagtgggattagtttggggattgatacagggctatggggagagagtggggcagtgggattagttggggattgatacagggctacggggactgagcggggcagtgggattagtttgggattgatacagggctatggggagagagtgggacagtgggattagtttggggattgatacagggctatggggagagagcggggcaatgggattagtttggggattgatacagggctatggggagagagtggggcagtgggattagtttgggattgatacagggctatggggagagagcggggcagtgggattagtttggggattgatacagggctatggggagagagcggggcagtgggattagtttggggattgacacagggatcgAAGACTGCACCAACCTCGGACTCCTTCTTGAGTTGCGTCAGTCTGTCCACCTCCTCGAGGACCCTCTGCGATTGGTCGAGAATGCCGTTGgagcccaggacctctgcccggGCCAGGAGCTTCCCGATGTCTTCGTTCAGCatttgcaccttctccacctgcggaGGATGCGGGAgcgagggaaggggagaggggttaTCAGTGAGAGGGAGGTCAGCGAATCACTCCCgttttctccaaccccccccccccccccccatccccaacaaaTCCTCTCAAAGACGCTGCACCCCCTCCTCTGTCGCCATCAAAATTGGCcgactgcaaaggaccatgggaattgtggtcaacttgAAGCAAACACAAGTACACAGCCTATCGTAaaaagaagccagacctgaccgaaacttgCACCCCTTAAAAGGCCAATTTCCCCCCAGGACAACAGAACTCGAAACAAGGAGTTACAACAGGAGCAGACTTCCCCTCATTGGGAAAGGCGTACGCGCCTGGGACAATGGCAGCTGCC
This portion of the Scyliorhinus canicula unplaced genomic scaffold, sScyCan1.1, whole genome shotgun sequence genome encodes:
- the LOC119961388 gene encoding putative RNA-binding protein Luc7-like 1, yielding MDVLEEFLDDCDRKAQQDKNKLVLVQRSFSTEIIAKVEKVQMLNEDIGKLLARAEVLGSNGILDQSQRVLEEVDRLTQLKKESE